Proteins from a genomic interval of Vicinamibacteria bacterium:
- a CDS encoding ammonium transporter: MNAADTAWMMVSTALVLLMTPALGFFYGGLVRSKNALNTLMMSVSALGFVGLAWVVLGYSLAFSPGTPWLGGVGRAFLQGVGLEPQGTIPHLLFMAYQATFAIITAALVSGAIVERMRFSAYLAFITIWSLLVYSPIAHWVWGGGWLGGMGALDFAGGTVVHINAGVAALVAAMILGPRKDYARQAILPHNVPFTLLGAGLLWFGWFGFNGGSALAANASAALAFVNTMLAPAATLCVWTLLDLRRTGKATAVGAATAIVVGLVAVTPAAGFVSPMSAIVLGGISALPSYFALLWRARTRLDDSLDVVAAHGLGGTMGALLTGLLAQKSWNGTADGLLFGNPKQFLVQLLAVVVTIAFSGVLTAGLLKLLSFVVPLKVATREEGLGLDVSQHGEEAYARDEGAILILSEFTAESPAPAGVLAGRLKAEGGRA; this comes from the coding sequence ATGAACGCCGCCGACACCGCCTGGATGATGGTCTCGACCGCGCTTGTCCTTCTCATGACCCCGGCCCTGGGTTTCTTCTACGGGGGGCTCGTGCGCTCCAAGAATGCGCTCAACACCCTGATGATGAGCGTGTCCGCCCTCGGCTTTGTGGGTCTGGCCTGGGTGGTCCTCGGCTATTCCCTGGCCTTCAGCCCGGGCACACCTTGGCTGGGAGGGGTGGGCCGGGCCTTCCTTCAGGGCGTCGGGCTCGAACCCCAGGGCACAATCCCCCACCTGCTCTTCATGGCCTACCAGGCAACCTTCGCGATCATCACCGCCGCCCTGGTTTCGGGAGCCATTGTGGAGCGGATGCGCTTCTCCGCCTATCTGGCCTTCATCACCATCTGGTCTCTCCTCGTTTACTCCCCCATCGCTCACTGGGTTTGGGGAGGGGGCTGGCTGGGGGGAATGGGCGCGCTCGACTTCGCGGGCGGCACGGTCGTGCACATCAACGCGGGGGTAGCGGCCTTGGTGGCGGCTATGATCTTGGGCCCCCGCAAGGACTACGCCCGCCAAGCCATCCTTCCCCACAACGTCCCCTTCACCCTCCTGGGGGCGGGCCTCCTCTGGTTCGGCTGGTTCGGGTTCAACGGCGGGAGCGCTCTCGCCGCCAACGCCTCGGCCGCCCTCGCCTTTGTGAACACCATGCTGGCCCCGGCCGCCACCCTCTGCGTCTGGACGCTCCTGGACCTGCGGCGGACGGGCAAGGCCACGGCGGTGGGCGCCGCCACCGCCATCGTGGTGGGCCTGGTGGCCGTCACCCCCGCCGCGGGCTTCGTGAGCCCCATGTCCGCCATCGTGCTCGGCGGGATCTCCGCCCTGCCCAGCTATTTCGCGCTTCTGTGGCGGGCGCGGACGCGTCTGGACGACTCGCTCGACGTGGTGGCGGCCCACGGACTGGGGGGCACGATGGGGGCGCTCCTGACCGGCCTCCTCGCCCAGAAGTCGTGGAACGGCACCGCCGACGGCCTGCTCTTCGGAAACCCGAAGCAGTTCCTCGTTCAGCTCCTGGCCGTGGTCGTGACCATCGCCTTCAGCGGCGTCCTGACCGCGGGCCTCCTCAAGTTGCTGAGCTTCGTTGTGCCCCTTAAGGTGGCCACCCGGGAGGAGGGCCTGGGCCTCGACGTGAGCCAGCATGGCGAGGAGGCCTATGCCCGAGACGAGGGCGCCATCCTGATCCTGTCCGAGTTCACGGCGGAAAGCCCGGCCCCGGCAGGGGTCCTGGCGGGCCGCCTAAAGGCCGAGGGAGGCCGCGCATGA
- a CDS encoding sigma 54-interacting transcriptional regulator, which translates to MPPPADIRKLSDLLEVSQTLGSTLNLRSSLSRVLEILEESHGTLSGNIVLREEGGGELAVEAATGVAGSARAARYQVGEGITGRVVQSGKPVVVPKVSREPLFLNRTGVFKKSGRGELSFVCVPIKVDTRTVGALGVALPYHEERHYDQEAKFYGIVGSMIGQAVRVHKLIEGERRRLLDENTKLRQELQERYDLRNIVGSSRTMQQVYEQVAQVAGTTTTVLIRGESGTGKELVAHAIHYSSPRAKKPFVKVSCGALPESLIESELFGYEPGAFTDARSQKKGRFELAHSGTLFLDEVGELSGSTQVKLLRVLQEREFERLGGVQPVKVNVRVVAATNKDLETAVKEGSFREDLYYRLNVFSVYMPPLRERKPDIPLLADHFVEKYAATHGKDVRRIATTAIDMLMSYHWPGNVRELENCIERAVLVCEGGVIHAHHLPPTLQTAEVSGTLPRRSLDEALASYEKDLIIDALKSARGNKAKAARLLDSTERIVAYSVRKHGIDTARFKG; encoded by the coding sequence ATGCCCCCGCCCGCCGACATCCGCAAGCTCTCGGATCTCCTGGAAGTCAGCCAGACCCTCGGCTCCACCTTGAACTTGAGGTCCTCTCTGAGCCGCGTGCTCGAGATCCTGGAGGAGAGTCACGGCACCCTCTCCGGAAACATCGTTCTCCGGGAGGAGGGCGGAGGAGAGCTGGCGGTGGAAGCGGCCACCGGCGTGGCGGGGTCCGCCCGTGCCGCCCGCTATCAGGTGGGGGAGGGCATTACCGGGCGTGTGGTCCAGAGCGGCAAGCCGGTGGTGGTGCCTAAGGTGAGCCGCGAGCCCCTCTTTCTGAACCGCACCGGGGTCTTCAAGAAGTCGGGGCGGGGGGAGCTCTCCTTCGTCTGCGTCCCCATCAAGGTCGACACCCGCACGGTGGGCGCCCTGGGCGTGGCCCTGCCCTACCACGAGGAACGCCACTATGACCAGGAGGCCAAGTTCTACGGGATCGTGGGCTCCATGATCGGCCAGGCGGTGCGGGTCCACAAGCTCATCGAAGGGGAGCGTCGCCGCCTGCTGGATGAGAACACGAAGCTGCGCCAGGAGCTGCAGGAGCGCTACGACCTCCGTAACATCGTGGGCAGCAGCCGGACCATGCAGCAGGTGTACGAGCAGGTGGCGCAGGTGGCGGGCACCACCACCACCGTGCTGATCCGCGGCGAGTCGGGCACGGGCAAGGAGCTGGTGGCCCACGCCATCCATTACAGCTCGCCCCGAGCCAAGAAGCCATTCGTGAAGGTGAGCTGCGGGGCCCTCCCCGAGAGCCTGATCGAGTCCGAGCTCTTCGGCTACGAGCCGGGGGCCTTCACCGACGCGCGCTCCCAGAAGAAGGGCCGCTTTGAGCTGGCCCATAGCGGCACCCTCTTCCTGGACGAGGTGGGCGAGCTCTCGGGCTCCACCCAGGTCAAGCTGCTGCGCGTCCTGCAGGAGCGGGAGTTCGAGCGCCTGGGCGGCGTGCAGCCGGTGAAGGTGAATGTGCGAGTGGTGGCGGCCACGAACAAGGACCTCGAGACCGCGGTCAAGGAAGGGTCGTTCCGCGAGGATCTCTACTATCGCCTCAACGTCTTCAGCGTCTACATGCCCCCCCTGCGCGAGCGCAAGCCCGACATCCCGCTCCTCGCCGATCACTTCGTGGAGAAATACGCGGCTACCCACGGCAAGGACGTGCGGCGCATCGCCACCACCGCCATCGACATGCTCATGAGTTACCACTGGCCGGGGAACGTGCGCGAGCTGGAGAATTGCATCGAGCGGGCGGTGCTGGTCTGCGAGGGAGGCGTCATCCACGCCCACCACCTGCCGCCCACCCTCCAGACGGCGGAGGTCTCGGGGACCCTGCCCCGGCGTTCGCTCGACGAGGCCCTAGCCAGCTACGAAAAGGACCTCATCATCGACGCCCTGAAGAGCGCGCGGGGGAACAAGGCCAAGGCGGCGCGGCTTCTGGACTCCACGGAGCGCATCGTGGCCTACAGCGTGCGCAAGCACGGGATCGACACCGCCCGCTTCAAGGGCTGA
- a CDS encoding SGNH/GDSL hydrolase family protein yields MVRRRPALLALAQLCFVGCGGTGGPPTQPSPPSEPTYPVTAVVFYDENANGVLDPTEVVRLPQVDVVVQGVGSAKTAAATGQAVVMGVKAGSQSVAIRTESLPMFFVPGPPVGVQVPQTGVVNLPVVLPIGTNQPNVYMAFGDSITNGLGSSDGNGYRVRLQNLLGPYLGRAQVNNEGKDGTFSKDGANRIPGRLGRNRPAYTLIHYGTNDFNDQSCQVGPIANCYTLDSLRSIVDQVKASQSLPVLATLIPTNPAVNPSENLWINQINPGIKALAFQEGALLADLNAVFLAQGGDLSRFFADGPLGDVHPNDLGYDLMAQGFFKALTQARSATASGVSSSPYWGFSAPGGKGRLGLGSPGSRGR; encoded by the coding sequence ATGGTGCGTCGACGGCCCGCCCTGCTGGCCCTCGCCCAGCTTTGCTTCGTCGGCTGCGGCGGCACGGGCGGTCCCCCGACCCAGCCCTCTCCCCCGAGCGAGCCCACCTACCCGGTGACGGCCGTCGTCTTCTACGACGAGAACGCCAACGGGGTGCTGGATCCGACCGAGGTGGTGCGCCTGCCCCAGGTGGACGTGGTGGTGCAGGGCGTCGGCTCCGCCAAGACCGCCGCCGCCACGGGCCAGGCCGTGGTCATGGGCGTGAAGGCGGGGAGCCAATCCGTGGCCATCCGCACCGAGAGCCTTCCCATGTTCTTCGTGCCCGGCCCTCCCGTGGGCGTCCAGGTTCCGCAGACCGGGGTCGTGAATCTGCCCGTAGTCCTTCCCATCGGCACGAACCAGCCCAACGTCTACATGGCCTTCGGGGACAGCATCACCAATGGCCTCGGGTCGAGCGACGGCAATGGTTACCGCGTGCGTCTGCAGAACCTGCTCGGGCCCTACCTTGGCCGGGCCCAGGTGAACAACGAAGGCAAGGACGGGACGTTCAGCAAGGACGGAGCGAACCGCATCCCCGGCCGCTTGGGCCGGAATCGGCCCGCGTACACCCTCATCCACTACGGGACCAACGACTTTAACGACCAGTCCTGCCAGGTGGGCCCCATCGCGAACTGCTACACCCTCGATTCCCTCCGCTCGATCGTGGACCAGGTGAAGGCCAGCCAGAGCCTCCCCGTGCTGGCCACGCTCATCCCCACCAACCCCGCCGTGAACCCGAGCGAGAACCTGTGGATCAACCAAATCAACCCGGGCATCAAGGCCCTGGCCTTCCAGGAGGGGGCGCTCTTGGCCGACCTGAACGCGGTCTTTTTGGCCCAGGGCGGAGACCTGAGCCGATTCTTCGCGGATGGTCCCCTGGGCGATGTCCACCCCAACGACCTTGGGTACGACCTCATGGCCCAGGGCTTCTTCAAGGCCCTCACCCAAGCCCGCTCGGCGACGGCCTCCGGCGTTTCCTCCTCGCCCTATTGGGGCTTCTCCGCCCCCGGCGGGAAGGGCCGGCTGGGACTCGGCTCCCCGGGATCGCGGGGGCGCTGA
- a CDS encoding diguanylate cyclase, with the protein MKTPVDPSTFRQALLDALEAGPPHEEELLAELDQQRARGTPLYSSILNILTHLNFSETEAQRHWRRLQSHREQLRIRLGRDAGLRVALLDYFLNIDRELKNPKVIEISSYARTERSAVTDGLTGLFNHSYFLQALRQEIMRSKRHDLKTSLALFDLDDFKRVNDSRGHVEGDRILARSAAIIRDSVREIDLSARYGGEEFAVILPETSGTGAYVVAERVRRRIEERFRRAKVVPKVTISGGVATYPDDAGTPADLIVKADEGLYRAKAAGKNRITLIRGERRRHLRVPAHHSVTLGAPGPRAAARIKNVSEGGLLMTLKRPVPVGSMVSLVIRPADSPRVGLRGEVVRVEPAPGRLHPSYDVGVRLLPIPERPAHLVLRGAKAPAGA; encoded by the coding sequence TTGAAGACCCCGGTCGATCCCTCGACCTTCCGGCAGGCGCTGCTCGATGCCTTGGAAGCCGGCCCCCCCCACGAGGAGGAGTTGCTGGCGGAGCTGGATCAGCAGCGGGCCCGGGGCACGCCCCTCTACTCGTCGATCCTCAACATCCTCACCCATCTGAACTTCTCGGAGACGGAGGCCCAGCGCCACTGGCGGCGGCTGCAGAGCCACCGCGAGCAGCTGCGCATCCGGCTCGGCCGTGACGCCGGGCTGCGGGTGGCCCTGCTCGACTACTTCCTCAACATCGACCGCGAGCTCAAGAACCCCAAGGTCATCGAGATCTCCAGCTACGCGCGCACCGAGCGCTCGGCGGTGACGGATGGCCTGACCGGCTTGTTCAACCACAGCTACTTCCTGCAGGCTCTGCGCCAGGAGATAATGCGCTCCAAGCGCCACGATCTGAAGACCTCTCTCGCCCTCTTCGACCTCGACGACTTCAAGCGCGTCAACGACAGCCGGGGTCACGTGGAGGGAGATCGGATCCTGGCCCGCTCCGCCGCCATCATCCGGGACAGCGTGCGCGAGATCGATCTGTCCGCGCGCTACGGAGGGGAGGAGTTCGCGGTCATCCTGCCGGAGACCTCCGGCACCGGGGCCTACGTGGTGGCGGAGCGGGTCCGGCGCCGAATCGAAGAGCGCTTCCGCCGCGCGAAGGTGGTCCCGAAGGTGACCATCTCGGGGGGGGTGGCCACCTACCCCGACGACGCGGGCACCCCCGCGGACCTGATCGTGAAGGCGGACGAGGGCCTCTATCGCGCCAAGGCGGCGGGAAAGAACAGGATCACCCTCATCCGGGGGGAGCGCCGGCGCCACCTGCGCGTGCCCGCCCACCACTCCGTCACCCTGGGGGCTCCCGGCCCGCGCGCCGCGGCCCGGATCAAGAACGTCTCCGAGGGGGGCCTGCTCATGACCCTCAAGAGGCCGGTGCCGGTGGGGAGCATGGTCAGCCTGGTCATCCGCCCTGCCGACTCTCCCCGGGTGGGCCTGCGGGGAGAGGTGGTGCGGGTGGAACCAGCTCCGGGCCGGTTGCACCCCAGCTACGACGTGGGGGTACGCCTGCTGCCCATCCCGGAACGCCCGGCCCACCTCGTCCTGCGTGGCGCCAAGGCGCCGGCCGGCGCCTGA
- a CDS encoding DUF4412 domain-containing protein has protein sequence MSPVLAALLGLLAAVSAPPAEIYFEQATLTSTDGKAGGPGVQSRVWCSGKRMRLEAGDAPAGPAFLLRLDTGKAYRLDPEQKVAVVIDVERLRARSQLDLSMAGDLMGGADNGRVRTAALATTKTIAGQPCHGYRITAPSVVMELYVTEAIPVGVGAFADFLEWSGANQSLGPLLTEIRQLPGFPMQTRSRITVVGRVHETSSTITRILVGPQPREQFEVPPGYRLIPETPAP, from the coding sequence TTGAGCCCAGTCCTGGCCGCCCTCCTAGGTCTCCTCGCCGCCGTCAGTGCTCCCCCGGCCGAGATCTACTTCGAGCAGGCCACCCTCACGAGCACCGACGGCAAGGCGGGCGGCCCCGGGGTTCAGTCGAGGGTCTGGTGCTCCGGCAAGCGCATGCGGCTGGAAGCGGGAGACGCTCCCGCGGGCCCCGCCTTCCTGCTCCGCCTCGACACCGGAAAGGCCTATCGGCTCGACCCCGAGCAGAAGGTAGCGGTGGTCATCGACGTGGAACGGCTGCGGGCCCGTTCCCAACTGGACCTCTCCATGGCGGGGGACCTGATGGGGGGGGCGGACAACGGGCGGGTCCGCACCGCCGCCCTCGCCACGACCAAGACCATCGCCGGGCAGCCCTGCCACGGCTACCGCATCACCGCCCCCTCGGTGGTGATGGAGCTCTACGTGACCGAGGCCATCCCCGTCGGGGTGGGTGCGTTCGCGGATTTTCTGGAATGGTCCGGGGCCAACCAGTCGCTGGGGCCGCTGCTCACGGAGATCCGGCAGCTCCCCGGCTTCCCCATGCAGACGCGGTCACGAATCACGGTCGTCGGCCGGGTGCACGAGACCTCCTCAACCATCACCCGGATCCTGGTGGGCCCCCAGCCCCGCGAGCAGTTCGAGGTCCCCCCGGGCTATCGCCTGATCCCGGAAACGCCCGCGCCCTGA
- a CDS encoding phage holin family protein, which produces MAILFSIIGNAVALFATTIVPGIRFNGDWLHLLLAGALFGLFNLIVRPIALFLSIPVLILTMGLFYFVLNGILLWVAAQFFLPGYHVSGIVSGILGSLVITVVNWALHAIFGRR; this is translated from the coding sequence ATGGCAATCCTCTTCTCCATCATCGGCAACGCGGTGGCGCTCTTCGCGACCACCATCGTCCCCGGGATCCGCTTCAACGGGGACTGGCTGCACCTCTTGCTGGCGGGGGCGCTCTTCGGCCTCTTCAACCTGATCGTGCGGCCGATTGCCTTGTTCCTCTCCATCCCCGTCCTCATCCTGACCATGGGCCTGTTCTACTTCGTCCTGAACGGGATCCTGCTCTGGGTGGCGGCTCAGTTCTTCCTGCCCGGCTACCACGTCTCGGGCATCGTGTCCGGAATCCTGGGCAGCCTGGTCATCACGGTGGTGAACTGGGCCCTGCACGCGATCTTCGGGCGGAGGTAG
- a CDS encoding isocitrate/isopropylmalate dehydrogenase family protein: MGHRITLIPGDGIGPEVAAAAVRVLSATGLDLEWETEQAGACAVGEHGSPLPARVLDSIRRNRVALKGPTETPVGKGHRSVNVELRKTLDLYANLRPVKTLPGVKSRYDGVDLIVVRENTEDLYSGIEHVVVPGVVESIKIITERASTRIALFAFEHAQKHGRKRVTAVHKANIMKLSDGLFLDCCRLVSREFPRVTYDEIIVDNCCMQLVLDPTRFDILLLENLYGDIVSDLCAGFVGGLGMTPGANVGERAAVFEAVHGSAPDIAGRNQANPMALIFSGVMMLEHLGELKAAQRVRAAVLAVLSEGKGLTRDLGGSVGTTEIAEAIARRV; the protein is encoded by the coding sequence ATGGGCCACCGCATCACCCTGATCCCGGGAGACGGTATCGGACCGGAGGTGGCGGCGGCCGCGGTGCGCGTCCTCTCCGCTACGGGCCTCGACTTGGAGTGGGAGACGGAGCAGGCGGGGGCGTGCGCGGTGGGCGAGCACGGCAGCCCGCTGCCTGCGCGCGTCCTCGACTCCATCCGTCGCAATCGCGTGGCTCTCAAGGGGCCCACGGAGACTCCGGTGGGGAAGGGCCACCGCTCCGTCAACGTGGAGCTCCGGAAGACCCTGGACCTCTACGCGAACCTGCGGCCGGTGAAGACCCTCCCCGGGGTCAAGAGCCGTTACGACGGGGTGGATCTGATCGTGGTCCGCGAGAACACGGAAGACCTCTACAGCGGGATCGAGCACGTGGTGGTGCCGGGGGTGGTGGAGTCGATCAAGATCATCACGGAGAGGGCTTCCACGCGCATCGCCTTGTTCGCCTTCGAGCATGCGCAGAAGCACGGCCGTAAGCGGGTGACCGCGGTCCACAAGGCCAACATCATGAAGCTCTCCGACGGCCTCTTCCTGGACTGCTGCCGGCTCGTGTCTCGCGAGTTTCCAAGAGTGACCTACGACGAGATCATCGTGGACAACTGCTGCATGCAGCTGGTGCTCGACCCCACCCGCTTCGACATCCTCCTCCTCGAGAACCTCTACGGCGACATCGTGTCCGATCTCTGCGCGGGCTTCGTGGGCGGGCTGGGCATGACCCCGGGGGCGAACGTGGGGGAGAGGGCGGCGGTCTTCGAGGCCGTGCACGGCAGCGCCCCCGACATCGCGGGGCGCAATCAGGCCAACCCCATGGCCCTGATCTTCTCCGGGGTCATGATGCTGGAGCACCTGGGGGAGTTGAAGGCCGCCCAGCGGGTGCGCGCGGCCGTGCTCGCGGTGCTAAGCGAGGGCAAGGGACTCACCCGCGATCTGGGGGGCAGCGTGGGCACCACCGAGATCGCGGAGGCCATCGCCCGCCGCGTCTAA
- a CDS encoding TIGR00730 family Rossman fold protein: protein MAEFVEGFETLSQVPRAVTVFGSARSQPGSEEYRWAEELGQALARAGHTVITGGGPGDMEATNKGALEAGGESVGLAIELPHEERPNAYLTTTVSFRYFFVRKVMFVKYSKAFVILPGGFGTLDELFEAVTLIQTRKVKPFPVILAGDDGYWDGLLSWMRNTLLARGKISLEDLKILKRAATTDEVLRLLQDDMVA, encoded by the coding sequence ATGGCGGAGTTCGTGGAGGGGTTTGAGACGCTCTCCCAGGTGCCCCGGGCGGTCACGGTATTCGGCTCCGCCCGGAGCCAGCCGGGGAGCGAGGAGTACCGCTGGGCCGAGGAGCTGGGCCAGGCCCTGGCCCGCGCCGGCCACACCGTGATCACGGGGGGCGGCCCCGGGGACATGGAGGCCACGAACAAGGGGGCCCTCGAGGCAGGGGGCGAGTCGGTCGGCCTCGCCATCGAGCTCCCCCACGAGGAGCGGCCCAACGCCTACCTCACAACCACCGTCTCCTTCCGATACTTCTTCGTGAGGAAGGTGATGTTCGTGAAGTACAGCAAGGCCTTCGTGATCCTCCCCGGCGGCTTCGGCACCTTGGATGAGCTGTTCGAGGCGGTGACCCTCATCCAGACCCGCAAGGTGAAGCCCTTCCCCGTCATCCTGGCCGGGGACGATGGCTACTGGGACGGCCTGCTGTCCTGGATGCGCAACACCCTGCTCGCCCGGGGCAAGATCAGCCTCGAGGATCTCAAGATCCTGAAGCGGGCGGCGACAACGGACGAGGTCCTGCGGCTCCTGCAGGACGACATGGTGGCTTGA
- a CDS encoding RNA polymerase sigma factor has protein sequence MERSAGDDRPLSDRDLMVRLAAGDREALPPLMERHYRRLYRIALAYLRNPDDALDAVQETFVKAFQNAVRWDRASEVGPWLSRIAVNHAIDRYRREKRRRQTLTPFDDEARELPSTDQPSPERTALGRELGVRIAAALRALPERQRAVFVLRHYEEHTLEEIAGVLGLSLGTVKSSLHRAIRRLRERLAGLSA, from the coding sequence ATGGAGCGGTCAGCGGGCGACGACCGGCCCCTCTCCGACCGGGACCTCATGGTCCGGCTGGCCGCGGGGGACCGCGAGGCCCTGCCCCCGCTCATGGAGAGGCACTACCGGCGCTTGTACCGGATCGCGCTGGCCTACCTGCGGAACCCCGATGATGCGCTCGACGCCGTGCAGGAGACTTTCGTGAAGGCCTTTCAGAATGCGGTCCGGTGGGACAGGGCGTCCGAGGTCGGCCCCTGGCTCTCGCGGATCGCCGTGAACCACGCGATCGACCGCTACCGGAGGGAGAAGCGGCGGCGGCAGACCTTGACCCCTTTCGATGACGAGGCCCGCGAGCTGCCGTCCACGGACCAGCCCTCGCCGGAAAGGACGGCCCTCGGCCGGGAGCTGGGGGTGAGGATCGCGGCCGCCCTGCGCGCCCTGCCCGAGAGGCAGAGGGCGGTGTTCGTCCTGCGCCACTACGAGGAGCACACCCTCGAGGAGATCGCAGGAGTCCTAGGGCTCAGCCTGGGGACGGTCAAGAGCAGCCTGCACCGGGCCATCAGGCGGCTGCGCGAGCGGCTGGCGGGCTTGAGCGCATGA
- a CDS encoding VWA domain-containing protein has translation MRLRFASAALILAATLSAQTIPQPPTFQVGIEVINLNISVTDGRNRYVTDLKEGDFAVFEDGVRQDLSLFTHENLPISLALLIDVSASMDEKLPAARQAAIRFIKTLRPQDSAQVVQFNDRATVLQDFTSDHALLEKAINSTSASGPTALHNTIYIALKDLGKQKKAGELRRRAVVLLTDGEDTASLVSDEQVLDLARKTEINVYCISLRPNRPQDRARQAFSQAEYLLTALARETGGQVHFPNSLSELDTVYDRIAEELRTQYSLGYVSSNRRKDGKWRRIVVRTPERDDLQIRHKLGYYAPAS, from the coding sequence ATGCGGCTCCGCTTTGCTTCGGCCGCCCTGATCCTGGCCGCCACCCTTTCCGCGCAGACGATCCCCCAGCCCCCCACCTTCCAGGTCGGAATCGAGGTCATCAACCTGAACATCTCCGTGACCGATGGCCGCAACCGCTACGTGACCGACCTCAAGGAGGGGGACTTCGCGGTGTTCGAAGACGGGGTGCGCCAGGACCTCTCTCTCTTCACCCACGAGAACCTGCCCATCTCCCTGGCCCTCCTAATAGACGTCTCCGCCTCCATGGACGAAAAGCTGCCCGCCGCGCGGCAGGCGGCCATCCGTTTCATCAAGACCCTCCGCCCCCAGGACAGCGCGCAGGTTGTCCAGTTCAACGACCGGGCCACCGTGCTCCAGGACTTCACGTCCGACCATGCCCTCCTGGAGAAGGCCATCAACAGTACCTCGGCCTCGGGCCCCACCGCGCTGCACAACACGATCTACATCGCCCTCAAGGACCTGGGCAAGCAGAAGAAGGCGGGGGAGCTGCGGCGGCGGGCGGTCGTGCTGCTCACGGACGGCGAGGACACGGCCTCCCTGGTGAGCGACGAGCAGGTCCTGGACCTGGCCCGTAAGACCGAGATCAATGTCTACTGCATCAGCCTGCGCCCCAACCGGCCGCAGGACCGTGCCCGCCAGGCCTTCAGCCAGGCCGAGTACCTGCTCACCGCCCTCGCCCGCGAGACCGGCGGCCAGGTCCATTTTCCCAACTCGCTCTCGGAGCTGGACACCGTCTACGACCGCATCGCGGAGGAACTCCGAACCCAGTACTCGCTCGGCTACGTCTCCTCCAACCGGCGGAAGGACGGCAAATGGCGGAGGATCGTCGTCCGCACCCCGGAGCGGGACGACCTACAGATCCGCCACAAGCTCGGCTACTACGCGCCGGCCTCGTGA
- a CDS encoding VWA domain-containing protein yields the protein MSLALWAGLFLAQAGAPPASTEQAMVRSLLVTITDEKGRPAEGLSPEEVVVLENGLARDIVGLLPDRRPLTVAVLLDTSANMNSDLRMQVLEPLVAFLMGLPSGSKYALWTTGDRPLKLVDYTSDPLEASQALKRVPPQGGNTVLDALVEASADLKKKEGERSAVVAVTKIGIEFSSRDRFRVVEQALANAPLFMAVKIDEGGESFESLARYDYVLGELTRKTGGVYETVLTSLAVGHALERVGAALRGQYRLRYATVPEIKERKLEVKVSRPGVRVRIGPATVDHS from the coding sequence ATGTCCTTAGCACTGTGGGCCGGCCTCTTCCTGGCCCAGGCCGGGGCTCCCCCGGCGAGCACGGAGCAGGCCATGGTCCGCTCCCTCCTCGTCACCATCACGGACGAGAAGGGCCGGCCCGCCGAGGGGCTCTCCCCGGAGGAAGTGGTGGTGTTGGAAAACGGCCTGGCCCGCGACATCGTGGGACTCCTTCCCGACCGCCGGCCCCTCACCGTCGCCGTCCTCCTGGACACCAGCGCCAACATGAATTCGGACTTGCGGATGCAGGTGCTGGAGCCGCTGGTGGCTTTCCTCATGGGACTGCCCTCGGGGTCGAAATACGCCCTCTGGACCACGGGTGATCGGCCATTGAAGCTCGTGGACTACACCTCCGACCCCTTGGAGGCGTCGCAGGCTCTGAAGCGGGTGCCACCCCAGGGCGGGAACACGGTCCTCGACGCGCTCGTGGAGGCCTCGGCGGACCTCAAGAAGAAGGAAGGCGAGCGGTCGGCGGTAGTGGCGGTGACCAAGATCGGCATCGAGTTCAGCAGCCGGGACCGCTTCCGGGTCGTGGAGCAGGCGTTGGCCAACGCGCCCCTTTTCATGGCGGTCAAGATCGACGAGGGGGGGGAGAGTTTCGAGAGTCTGGCCAGGTACGACTATGTCCTGGGCGAGCTGACGCGGAAGACGGGCGGGGTCTACGAGACCGTGCTCACCTCCCTGGCCGTTGGCCACGCCCTGGAGAGGGTGGGCGCGGCGCTGCGCGGCCAGTACCGGCTGCGCTACGCGACCGTGCCCGAGATCAAGGAGCGGAAACTAGAAGTGAAGGTTTCCCGGCCCGGGGTGCGCGTGCGGATCGGCCCCGCCACCGTCGACCACAGCTGA
- a CDS encoding MogA/MoaB family molybdenum cofactor biosynthesis protein, which translates to MAVPVRAAVITVSDAASRGEREDVSGREACRILREAGLEVEGALVVPDERPLIAERIRAAAQGCRLVITTGGTGLGPRDVTPEATRDVLDREAPGLSELIRAHGLKKTPLAALSRGVCGLVGSCLVVNLPGSPRGVREGLEVLAPLLPHALDLVQGKTDHPA; encoded by the coding sequence CTGGCCGTGCCCGTTCGGGCCGCCGTCATCACCGTCAGCGACGCCGCCTCCCGGGGCGAGCGGGAGGACGTCTCCGGGCGCGAGGCATGCCGCATCCTGCGCGAGGCGGGGCTCGAGGTGGAGGGTGCGCTCGTTGTCCCCGACGAACGCCCGCTGATCGCGGAGAGGATCCGGGCCGCGGCCCAGGGTTGCCGGCTCGTGATCACGACCGGCGGCACCGGCCTCGGCCCCCGCGACGTCACACCCGAGGCCACCCGCGACGTGCTGGACCGCGAGGCCCCCGGCCTCTCCGAGCTGATCCGAGCCCACGGCCTCAAGAAAACGCCCTTGGCGGCGCTCTCGCGGGGAGTGTGCGGGCTGGTCGGCTCGTGCCTGGTGGTGAACCTGCCCGGGAGCCCCCGGGGCGTGCGCGAGGGACTCGAGGTCCTGGCCCCCCTCCTCCCCCACGCCCTCGACCTCGTGCAGGGGAAGACGGACCACCCGGCTTGA